The following is a genomic window from Stenotrophomonas maltophilia.
ATCAGGCTTGAATGCAGGGTGGCCAGCAGCGGTGCGGGCAGCACGTCGGGGCGATGGCCGGTGTGGGCCAGCAGCCACTGCGCCATGTCGCTGGCGCTGGCGTTGACGCCGGCGGCCGGGGCGACACGGTAGTAGGTCGGCTTCGGCGTCAGCGAAACCCAGCCGTTGCGGCTGCGCACGTGCGGACGCGCCCAGCGCGAGCTGGCCTGGATGCCGGCCAGGCCGAGGCTGGCATCGTTCATGCCCAGCGGCTTGAAGATGCGGCGTTCGACCGACTGCTCGTAGAAGCTGCCCGAGGCCGCATAGACGACGTCGCCGATCAGGCTGAAGGCCACGTTCTGGTAGGCGTAGCAGTCGCCCGGCAGGCACTTCAGGCTGGTGTTGGCCAGCTTCTGGGTCAGCGAGTAGTACTCGGCGTTGCCTTCGATGTCGCGGTCGTAGGCGTTGTAGGGCAGGCCGACACGGTGGCTGAGCACGTCGGCCACGGTGAGGCGGTCGGTGGCTTCGGGCGAGTTCAGACGGAAGCCCGGCACGTAGTCGGTGACCTTGCTGTCCCAGCGCAGCGTGCCATCGTTCACCAGCAGACCGGCCATGGTGCCGGCAAAGGCCTTGGACAACGAGGCCAGGCGGAACACGGTGTGCGCATCGACCGGCAGCGGATTGTTGACGTCGGTGACGCCATAACCGCGCGCGCTGAGCACACGGCCGCCCTGGACGATGGCCACCGCCATGCCCGGCACGCGCTCGCCATAGGTGAGCTGCTGCGCCATCGACTCGATGTTGGCGACGTTGAAGCCGGCCGCCGGGGCCTGCATCTGCGGCACCAGGCCGGTGCGGTACGCCGCCGGCTGGGTGTGGGCGACGGCGCCGGCCGCAGCGGATTCGATGTTGGCCGGCATCGGTGGCAACGCCGGCGGGGTCTGCGCGGTGGTGGACAAGGCAACGGGCATCAACATGCCCAGCAAACCGGTGGCCGCCGAACGGATCGGACGACGCAGGCTGTTCTTTTTCATCGGTTGGACCCGTGCGCGACTGCTGATGGCGATTCTAGCGCCGCTTTTCCCCTGTGCACAAACAAAGCGAAGATGAATGCGCATCTCGTTGAAAAAGTTGGAATTTTGACGCTCCGAAAGTGTGTATCCGAACGTGTCATCGGAGGCCATTGCGAGGGCTCTCTGCAGAGGGAATGACGTGCCGCGCTGGCGATGTTGCAGTGCATTGGCTAACGTACGCGCTTCACCGCCCCGGAGCCTGCCATGCCGCTGTCCAACCGCCGTCTGTGGGCGAGGGGCGCTGCGTGAGCGCGACGCCGGGCAAGGGGCCGTTGCGGGGGCTGATGGTGGCGCTGCGCGAGTCGCCCGCGCTGTGGTGGTCGTTCCTGTACTTCTTCTGCCTGCTCAGTGGCTACTACGTGCTGCGCCCGGTGCGCGAGGCCATGGCCGCCTCGGCGGATCTGGAAACCGTGTTCCCGCCGGTGCTGATTGCCTGGTTCGCCAGCCACGGCATCGCGCTGAAGGACTTCGTGCTGCAGTTCCTGTTCTCCTGCGTGTTCGTGATCATGCTGGTACTGCAGCCGGTGTACGGCTGGCTGGTCAGCCGCTTCCCACGCCGGGTGTTCCTGCCTGCGGTGTACGGCTTTTTCATCGTGACCCTGCTGGGGTTCTACGTGATGTTCGACAGCGGCGTGCCGGGCCGCGGCATGGCCTTCTTCTTCTGGATCACCGTCTTCAACCTGTTCGCGGTGGCGGTGTTCTGGAGCTTCATGGCTGACGTCTTCTCCAACGTGCAGGCCCGGGCCTTTTATGGATACATCGGCGCGGCCGGCACCATCGGTGCTTTCCTTGGCCCGATCATCACCAGCGCACTGGTGCAGCGCGTGGGCATCGCCAACCTGATGCTGGTCTCGGCCGGATTCCTGCTGGTGTGCCTGCTGTGCATCTGGCGTCTGCGGCACTGGGCGGTGCTGCGCGAGCGCGAACAGCAGCTGGTATCGGGCGAAAAGCCGATGGGCGGCAGTGTGCTGGATGGCCTGAAACTGATCGTGCGCGAACCCCTGCTGCGCTGGCTGGCGATCATGGTGGTATTCGGTGTGGGCGTGGGAACGCTGCTCTACAACCAGCAGGCTGCGATCGTGCGTGCGGCGTTCACCGATCCCGCAGCGAGCACCGCGTTCTTCTCACGCATCGACCTGGCAGTGAATGCGCTGGCACTGCTGATGCAGCTGGGGCTGACCCGCTGGCTGCTGTCGCGCCACGGCATCGCCCCGGCACTGTTGATTCCCGGCTTCGCGATCCTGATCGGTTTCTCGGCGCTGGCCGCCTCGCCGATGCCGCTGATGGTGGCGGTGGTGCAGGTGATGACCCGCGCCAGCGAGTTCGCGCTGGCCAAGCCGGCACGCGAGACGATCTACACCCGTGTGGACCGGCAGTGGCGCTACAAGGCCGGTGCGGCGATCGACACGGTGGTGTACCGCGGTGCCGACCTGAGCTTCGCATGGGTGCACAAGGGCCTGTCATTGTTCGGCTCGCACGTGGTGTTCATCGGCGGCATGCTGGTGGCCGCGTGCATGACCGCTGCCGCGTTTGGCGTGCTGCGCGAAGAAAAGAAACTGCCACGCGACCGCTGATCCGGCGATGGCGGGCCGCTGCTGCGAGCCGACGGACTCGGGCAGGATCATGGATTGCATTGATTGCATTGGAAGCGGGAGATGGAAATGTCCAACAGGAGTGCGCAGCGGCAGGCGCTGGATGAAGACCAGCTGGAAGCATGGGCATTCCATGCATTTGACCTGGTCAGCCGGCTTCGCAAGGGAGCTTTGGAGAGAACGCTGATATCCGACGCGCTCTCCGGACAGGAGGGTATTGGAAGGCCGCTGAAGGGCAATCTGGGGCTGGTGAATTTTGCCGCGCGCCCCTTCGGTGATCGGCTCATCCTCTCAGACGTGGTTGGACCAAGCTCCCGGGCGTTGGCAAGGATGATCAAGGTTGCCCGCCGGGAGCTGGAGTTTGATGTCCTTACCTGTACGCGGC
Proteins encoded in this region:
- a CDS encoding serine hydrolase domain-containing protein; translated protein: MKKNSLRRPIRSAATGLLGMLMPVALSTTAQTPPALPPMPANIESAAAGAVAHTQPAAYRTGLVPQMQAPAAGFNVANIESMAQQLTYGERVPGMAVAIVQGGRVLSARGYGVTDVNNPLPVDAHTVFRLASLSKAFAGTMAGLLVNDGTLRWDSKVTDYVPGFRLNSPEATDRLTVADVLSHRVGLPYNAYDRDIEGNAEYYSLTQKLANTSLKCLPGDCYAYQNVAFSLIGDVVYAASGSFYEQSVERRIFKPLGMNDASLGLAGIQASSRWARPHVRSRNGWVSLTPKPTYYRVAPAAGVNASASDMAQWLLAHTGHRPDVLPAPLLATLHSSLINTPGEMRSGWRRERLHSAGYALGWRTFDYAGHDVVFHAGAVQGYRGLVALVPERDLGIAIMWNGESGLPSGLLPTVLDSALGLPAHRWLDVDTDFGSDNLMAEGASPAQQDKRKGKGASSNRAVASPR
- a CDS encoding NTP/NDP exchange transporter; translation: MVALRESPALWWSFLYFFCLLSGYYVLRPVREAMAASADLETVFPPVLIAWFASHGIALKDFVLQFLFSCVFVIMLVLQPVYGWLVSRFPRRVFLPAVYGFFIVTLLGFYVMFDSGVPGRGMAFFFWITVFNLFAVAVFWSFMADVFSNVQARAFYGYIGAAGTIGAFLGPIITSALVQRVGIANLMLVSAGFLLVCLLCIWRLRHWAVLREREQQLVSGEKPMGGSVLDGLKLIVREPLLRWLAIMVVFGVGVGTLLYNQQAAIVRAAFTDPAASTAFFSRIDLAVNALALLMQLGLTRWLLSRHGIAPALLIPGFAILIGFSALAASPMPLMVAVVQVMTRASEFALAKPARETIYTRVDRQWRYKAGAAIDTVVYRGADLSFAWVHKGLSLFGSHVVFIGGMLVAACMTAAAFGVLREEKKLPRDR